Proteins encoded together in one Salvelinus fontinalis isolate EN_2023a chromosome 6, ASM2944872v1, whole genome shotgun sequence window:
- the LOC129857378 gene encoding uncharacterized protein LOC129857378 isoform X2: protein MSCCAVERLCVYLLSSRTITEYESQVIWSQRTDMEKAAKLLQVVLKKGRNACLLFFDSLEKCCQCPPQFERVTGLPERRRTNTAPTYVINISHSNLSNCIIGDGNFLGVTTCIQQPQSMGSEDSRHEAMGGNVTSDHQRAVQACPDPELQRSIQVYGSQLQYVIIGDNNNLQAEDTPEEEEGEEEKLINESN, encoded by the exons ATGTCATGTTGTGCGGTGGAAAGGCTGTGCGTGTACTTGTTGAGCTCCCGGACCATCACAGAGTATGAGAGCCAGGTGATCTGGTCCCAGAGAACAGACATGGAGAAGGCTGCCAAACTGCTCCAGGTGGTGCTGAAGAAGGGTCGCAACGCCTGTCTGCTCTTTTTCGACTCACTAGAAAAGTGTTGCCAGTGCCCACCACAGTTCGAAAGAGTCACCGGCCTCCCAG agaggaggaggaccaaCACTGCCCCAACTTACGTCATCAACATCAGCCATTCCAATTTGAGTAACTGCATCATTGGAGATGGCAACTTTCTAGGTGTGACAACGTGTATACAACAACCTCAGAGCATGGGTTCAGAGGATTCTAGGCATG AGGCAATGGGAGGCAACGTCACCAGTGATCACCAGAGAGCAGTACAGGCCTGTCCAGATCCAGAGCTCCAGAGGAGTATCCAGGTCTACGGGTCCCAACTGCAATATGTCATCATCGGGGACAACAACAACCTGCAGGCTGAAGACACACCGGAAGAGGAAGAAGGGGAAGAAGAAAAACTCATTAATGAAAGTAACTGA
- the LOC129857378 gene encoding uncharacterized protein LOC129857378 isoform X1 produces the protein MMLQCNEKGEILPERSLQLQLHALSKSMSCCAVERLCVYLLSSRTITEYESQVIWSQRTDMEKAAKLLQVVLKKGRNACLLFFDSLEKCCQCPPQFERVTGLPERRRTNTAPTYVINISHSNLSNCIIGDGNFLGVTTCIQQPQSMGSEDSRHEAMGGNVTSDHQRAVQACPDPELQRSIQVYGSQLQYVIIGDNNNLQAEDTPEEEEGEEEKLINESN, from the exons ATGATGTTACAATGTAACGAAAAAGGCGAGATTTTACCTG AAAGGAGTTTACAACTTCAGTTACACGCTCTTAGCAAATCTATGTCATGTTGTGCGGTGGAAAGGCTGTGCGTGTACTTGTTGAGCTCCCGGACCATCACAGAGTATGAGAGCCAGGTGATCTGGTCCCAGAGAACAGACATGGAGAAGGCTGCCAAACTGCTCCAGGTGGTGCTGAAGAAGGGTCGCAACGCCTGTCTGCTCTTTTTCGACTCACTAGAAAAGTGTTGCCAGTGCCCACCACAGTTCGAAAGAGTCACCGGCCTCCCAG agaggaggaggaccaaCACTGCCCCAACTTACGTCATCAACATCAGCCATTCCAATTTGAGTAACTGCATCATTGGAGATGGCAACTTTCTAGGTGTGACAACGTGTATACAACAACCTCAGAGCATGGGTTCAGAGGATTCTAGGCATG AGGCAATGGGAGGCAACGTCACCAGTGATCACCAGAGAGCAGTACAGGCCTGTCCAGATCCAGAGCTCCAGAGGAGTATCCAGGTCTACGGGTCCCAACTGCAATATGTCATCATCGGGGACAACAACAACCTGCAGGCTGAAGACACACCGGAAGAGGAAGAAGGGGAAGAAGAAAAACTCATTAATGAAAGTAACTGA
- the LOC129857383 gene encoding E3 ubiquitin-protein ligase RNF144B-like produces MANNNSPARGKSQGQGPIANSSPSQPLGQAGAVVASSSTQADVVVYCKLCLSEHPSAATSALHTCDCVFCTLCLQQYVQLAIREGGGSPVTCPDMACQRTGVLLHSEIACFAPADQVELYQRLEFEQGVQLDPSRAWCPVLECQAVCRVGPSSEGQPTSVPCSACHTIFCSGCRGPWQDGHACSEHQPMTSSSPASESRGRSCSDSDLPIKQCPMCGVYIERNQGCAQMLCKSCKHTFCWYCLQNLDGDIFLRHYDKGPCRNMLGHSRASVMWNRTQVVGILVGVSVIVLVASPLLLLASPCILCCLCKPCRGKKKRRKKKELTQTDIQPELSPTKS; encoded by the exons ATGGCTAACAACAACAGTCCAGCCCGGGGCAAGAGCCAGGGTCAGGGCCCCATAGCCAACAGCAGTCCATCCCAGCCTCTGGGCCAGGCCGGGGCTGTAGTGGCCTCGTCCTCCACCCAGGCTGATGTGGTGGTCTACTGCAAGCTGTGCCTTAGTGAGCACCCCTCAGCAGCAACCAGCGCGCTGCACACCTGTGACTGTGTCTTCTGCACCCTG TGTCTACAGCAGTATGTTCAGCTGGCCATCCGGGAGGGTGGGGGCAGCCCGGTCACATGTCCAGACATGGCTTGTCAGAGAACAGGAGTCCTACTACACTCAGAG ATAGCCTGTTTTGCCCCTGCGGATCAGGTTGAGCTGTACCAGCGACTGGAGTTTGAACAAG GGGTGCAGCTGGACCCTAGTAGAGCATGGTGCCCGGTGCTGGAGTGCCAGGCTGTCTGCAGAGTTGGACCCAGCTCAGAGGGCCAGCCTACGTCCGTGCCCTGCTCAGCCTGCCACACCATCTTCTGCTCTGGTTGTAGAGGGCCCTGGCAGGACGGGCACGCCTGCTCCGAGCACCAGCCTATGACATCATCATCGCCTGCCTCAGAGAgcag GGGCCGGTCATGCAGTGACTCTGATCTGCCCATCAAGCAGTGCCCCATGTGTGGTGTGTACATCGAGAGGAACCAAGGCTGTGCCCAGATGCTGTGTAAGAGCTGCAAACACACCTTCTGCTGGTACTGTCTGCAGAACCTGGAT GGTGATATATTTCTGAGGCACTATGATAAGGGGCCATGCAGGAACATGCTGGGCCACTCCCGAGCCTCCGTCATGTGGAACAGAACACAG GTGGTGGGCATCCTGGTTGGCGTCAGTGTCATCGTGCTggtggcctctcctctcctcctgctggcTTCACCCTGCATCCTGTGCTGCCTGTGCAAGCCCTGCCGAGGcaaaaagaagaggaggaagaagaaagagctcacacagacagacatacagccaGAACTCAGTCCCACCAAGTCATAA